The following proteins come from a genomic window of Streptomyces sp. NBC_01716:
- a CDS encoding FAD-dependent oxidoreductase, whose translation MTDIRTEVLVVGGGLGGVAAALTAARLGRTVVLTEVTDWLGGQLTAQAVPPDEHPWIEGPAAPPGYTELRRRVRDYYRRNYPLRPDAAHDPLLDPGLGVVSRMCHEPRVAAAVLEEMLAPWRSSGALTVLTGYEPVAAHTDGDRIEAVTLAGRHGEREITVQADYVADATELGDLLELAGVEHVIGAEGRDETGEPHAPETADPLDQQAVSWCFALDHRPGEEHVIDRPASYDHWRTTVAPFWPGSQLSFTDVEPITLRQRTWALMGADRAAGEHFDLWQFRRVLAREQFAAGAFASDVTMVNWPQIDYWEAPLLGVDAQRRQAALDAGRDLSLSFLYWLQTDAPRPDGGTGWPGLRLRPDVTGTSDGLAKAPYIREARRIRAEFTVVEQHVGVEARPPGAGGAVFHDSVGLGSYRIDLHPSTAGRSYIDIESYPFQIPLGALIPVRVDNLLPANKNIGTTHITNGCYRLHPVEWAIGEAVGALAGFCLDRALPPRKVRSDQNQLADYQRLLSHTLGIQLAWPEEIRSRPHHY comes from the coding sequence ATGACAGACATACGAACCGAGGTCCTCGTCGTCGGCGGCGGCCTCGGCGGCGTGGCCGCGGCGCTCACCGCCGCCCGGCTCGGCCGGACCGTGGTGCTCACCGAGGTCACCGACTGGCTCGGCGGGCAACTCACCGCACAAGCCGTACCGCCCGACGAACATCCCTGGATCGAAGGCCCGGCCGCACCACCCGGCTACACCGAACTGCGCCGCCGCGTGCGCGACTACTACCGACGCAACTATCCCCTCAGACCCGATGCCGCACACGACCCGCTGCTCGACCCCGGGCTCGGCGTCGTCAGCCGCATGTGCCACGAACCTCGGGTGGCCGCCGCCGTCCTGGAGGAGATGCTCGCCCCGTGGCGGTCCTCCGGTGCGCTCACCGTCCTCACCGGATACGAACCGGTCGCCGCACACACCGACGGCGACCGCATAGAGGCGGTCACGCTGGCCGGCCGGCACGGCGAACGCGAGATCACCGTCCAGGCCGACTACGTCGCGGACGCCACCGAGCTCGGCGACCTGCTGGAACTGGCCGGCGTGGAACACGTGATCGGCGCGGAAGGGCGCGACGAGACCGGAGAGCCGCACGCCCCCGAGACCGCCGACCCCCTGGACCAGCAGGCCGTGTCCTGGTGCTTCGCCCTGGACCACAGGCCCGGCGAGGAGCATGTGATCGACCGGCCCGCTTCCTACGACCACTGGCGCACCACCGTCGCCCCGTTCTGGCCCGGTTCGCAGCTCTCCTTTACCGACGTCGAGCCCATCACGCTCCGGCAGCGCACCTGGGCACTGATGGGCGCCGACCGGGCGGCGGGCGAGCACTTCGACCTGTGGCAGTTCCGCCGTGTCCTGGCCCGCGAACAGTTCGCGGCCGGTGCCTTCGCCTCCGACGTCACCATGGTCAACTGGCCGCAGATCGACTACTGGGAGGCGCCGCTGCTCGGAGTCGACGCCCAGCGGCGACAAGCGGCACTCGACGCCGGCCGCGATCTGTCACTGTCCTTCCTGTACTGGCTGCAGACCGACGCCCCCCGTCCCGACGGCGGCACCGGCTGGCCCGGCCTGCGGCTGCGGCCCGACGTGACGGGCACCTCGGACGGTCTGGCCAAGGCGCCGTACATCCGTGAAGCGCGCCGCATCAGGGCGGAGTTCACCGTTGTCGAGCAGCATGTGGGCGTTGAGGCCCGCCCGCCGGGCGCGGGCGGTGCGGTGTTCCACGACAGCGTGGGCCTCGGCAGTTACCGCATCGACCTGCACCCCAGCACCGCGGGCCGTTCGTACATCGACATCGAGTCCTACCCGTTCCAGATCCCCCTCGGCGCGCTGATCCCTGTCCGTGTCGACAACCTCCTGCCCGCCAACAAGAACATCGGCACCACACACATCACCAACGGCTGTTACCGGCTGCACCCCGTGGAGTGGGCCATCGGCGAGGCGGTCGGCGCGCTCGCCGGATTCTGCCTCGACCGGGCCCTGCCGCCCCGCAAGGTCCGCTCCGACCAGAACCAGCTCGCCGACTACCAGAGGCTGCTCAGCCACACCCTCGGCATCCAGCTCGCCTGGCCGGAGGAGATCCGCTCCCGGCCGCACCACTACTGA
- a CDS encoding LacI family DNA-binding transcriptional regulator yields the protein MTARRRGKAPSQADVARLAGVSQSAVSRVISGNAATARIPEETRQRVFEAVRELGYVANPAARAMRKKRNNLLGVHTFERVFPRAHEDFYFEFLLGIEERAEETGFDLVLFTSTGSGTDGERQIYKDGTNRLNLADGSILFGVAADRGELARLWYEGYPFVHIGRRDVPGAQIPQIVPDYHAASGQIVERLVRHGHRRLGYIREWLQMEPYEDRRLGYAEAVERLGLTDVSPGFHGAVDIEGPWLDEVAGGAVTAIVVESVRLAESLRGQLAARGRKIPDDVSVAVLEAAPADLSGQWDSLVIPRVEIGRLAVDRLQAMLDDPDLRTSSLMVPCPLIPGTTIADARE from the coding sequence ATGACAGCGCGACGACGGGGCAAGGCACCCAGCCAGGCGGACGTGGCACGGCTGGCCGGGGTGTCCCAGTCCGCGGTGTCCCGCGTGATCAGCGGGAACGCGGCGACCGCGCGGATCCCGGAAGAGACAAGACAGCGGGTCTTCGAGGCGGTGCGAGAGCTGGGCTACGTCGCCAATCCGGCGGCACGGGCCATGCGCAAGAAACGCAACAACCTGCTGGGGGTGCACACCTTCGAGCGTGTGTTCCCCCGCGCGCACGAGGACTTCTACTTCGAGTTCCTCCTCGGCATCGAGGAGCGGGCCGAGGAGACCGGCTTCGACCTGGTGCTGTTCACCTCGACCGGGTCCGGCACCGACGGCGAACGCCAGATCTACAAGGACGGCACCAATCGGCTCAACCTCGCCGACGGCAGCATCCTGTTCGGTGTCGCCGCCGACCGCGGTGAGCTGGCGCGCCTCTGGTACGAGGGCTATCCCTTCGTTCACATCGGCCGCCGCGACGTACCCGGCGCACAGATCCCGCAGATCGTCCCCGACTACCACGCGGCGAGCGGACAGATCGTCGAACGACTGGTGCGGCACGGCCATCGGCGACTCGGCTACATCCGTGAGTGGCTGCAGATGGAACCGTACGAGGACCGTCGCCTCGGTTACGCGGAGGCGGTCGAGCGGCTCGGACTGACCGATGTCTCGCCGGGGTTCCACGGCGCTGTGGACATCGAAGGGCCGTGGCTCGATGAGGTGGCGGGCGGCGCGGTGACCGCGATCGTGGTGGAGTCCGTGCGGCTGGCGGAGTCCCTGCGCGGCCAACTGGCCGCGCGCGGACGGAAGATCCCCGACGACGTGTCCGTCGCCGTGCTGGAGGCGGCGCCCGCGGACCTGTCCGGACAGTGGGACTCCCTGGTGATTCCCCGCGTCGAGATCGGCCGGCTCGCCGTGGACCGGCTGCAGGCCATGCTCGACGACCCCGACCTGCGCACCAGCAGCCTGATGGTGCCCTGCCCGCTGATTCCCGGTACCACCATCGCGGACGCGCGCGAGTAG
- a CDS encoding ABC transporter ATP-binding protein, which yields MRKVLRDKVSEADAPEYVLEARDVSKHFTVRGPLGGTSLVRAVEDATVRLKPGQILALVGESGSGKTTLARMLARFHEPTRGEIVLRGETVRGNRRAQRTYHSEVQLIFQDPFGSLNPLHRVRYNLERALRLHQPHLTAQGRKTRITELLERVSLTPAAEFAAKFPHELSGGQRQRVVIARALAVEPKVLLGDEPISMLDVSIRLEMLNLLQGLRTEDGLALLYITHDIASARYLCDEIAVMYAGQMVESGPKEEVIASPRHPYTKLLIESSPDPERGVGDRDKLFAGADELGEPPSLIDPPTGCRFHPRCPFAMRECAVEAPPRTELGDGHWAKCWLHAKGRAGELAETTHAAATAARREKLQGAS from the coding sequence GTGAGAAAGGTCCTGCGCGACAAGGTGTCCGAGGCGGACGCGCCGGAGTACGTGCTGGAAGCACGGGACGTCTCCAAGCACTTCACCGTCCGCGGCCCCCTCGGCGGCACGTCCCTCGTCCGCGCTGTCGAGGATGCCACCGTCCGCCTGAAGCCCGGTCAGATCCTGGCGCTGGTGGGGGAGAGCGGCAGCGGCAAAACCACTCTGGCCCGCATGCTGGCCCGCTTCCACGAGCCGACCCGGGGTGAGATCGTGCTCCGGGGCGAGACCGTGCGCGGCAACCGGCGGGCACAGCGCACCTACCACTCCGAGGTGCAGTTGATCTTCCAGGACCCCTTCGGATCGCTGAACCCGCTGCACCGTGTCCGCTACAACCTCGAACGTGCGCTGCGCCTGCACCAGCCGCACCTGACGGCCCAGGGGCGGAAGACGCGGATCACCGAACTCCTGGAACGCGTCAGCCTCACTCCGGCCGCGGAGTTCGCGGCGAAGTTCCCCCACGAGCTCTCCGGCGGGCAGCGCCAGCGCGTCGTCATCGCCCGCGCACTCGCCGTGGAGCCCAAGGTCCTGCTCGGCGACGAACCGATCTCCATGCTGGACGTGTCGATCCGGCTGGAGATGCTCAACCTCCTGCAGGGACTGCGTACCGAGGACGGCCTCGCGCTGCTCTACATCACGCACGACATCGCCAGCGCCCGCTATCTGTGTGATGAGATCGCCGTGATGTACGCAGGACAGATGGTGGAGTCAGGCCCCAAGGAGGAAGTGATCGCGTCCCCGCGGCACCCGTACACCAAACTGCTCATAGAGTCCTCGCCGGACCCCGAGCGCGGCGTGGGGGACCGCGACAAGCTCTTCGCCGGAGCCGACGAACTGGGCGAGCCGCCCAGTCTGATCGACCCGCCAACAGGCTGCCGGTTCCACCCCCGTTGCCCCTTCGCGATGCGGGAGTGCGCCGTCGAGGCCCCGCCGCGCACGGAGTTGGGCGACGGGCACTGGGCGAAGTGCTGGCTGCACGCCAAGGGCCGGGCCGGGGAACTCGCCGAGACGACACATGCCGCGGCGACCGCCGCCCGGCGGGAGAAGCTCCAGGGGGCATCATGA
- a CDS encoding ABC transporter ATP-binding protein, with translation MTVQAEQHMPSKTSAGQAVLEVRGLTVQYATGGVPVRACSDVSFTLRRGEILGVAGESGSGKSTLITALTRLQRPPAVTTAGEILFHGRDGAPPVDLVALDGRRMRRYRWTALSIVLQSAMDALNPVMRIGAQFADVLRARDRSLSKRDAWARAAELLALVGISADRVRDYPHQLSGGMRQRAAIALALACGPELVVMDEPTTAVDVVMQRQILAQVLRLRRELGFAVVFVTHDLSLLLELADRIAIMYAGRIVEVGEAAALYSAPKHPYTQGLRDSFPPLHAPLRTLRGIPGTPPDLRRPPVGCPFHPRCAQRMKGCEERLPALLPVGPKAGHEAACLLNETETETDSGETKGAIL, from the coding sequence ATGACCGTACAGGCCGAGCAGCACATGCCGTCCAAGACCTCCGCCGGACAGGCTGTCCTTGAGGTACGCGGCCTGACCGTTCAGTACGCCACCGGTGGCGTACCCGTTCGCGCCTGCTCCGACGTCTCCTTCACCCTGCGCCGGGGGGAGATCCTCGGCGTGGCCGGGGAGTCGGGCTCCGGGAAGTCGACGCTGATCACCGCCCTGACCCGGCTCCAGCGACCGCCCGCCGTCACCACCGCGGGAGAGATCCTCTTCCATGGCCGCGACGGTGCCCCGCCCGTCGATCTCGTCGCGCTCGACGGCAGGCGGATGCGCCGCTACCGGTGGACCGCGCTGTCCATCGTGCTGCAGTCCGCCATGGACGCGCTGAACCCGGTGATGCGGATCGGTGCCCAGTTCGCCGACGTCCTGCGGGCCCGCGACCGCTCGCTGAGCAAGCGGGACGCCTGGGCGCGGGCCGCCGAACTGCTCGCCCTGGTCGGCATCTCCGCCGACCGCGTCCGCGACTACCCGCACCAGCTGTCCGGCGGTATGCGCCAGCGCGCCGCCATCGCCCTGGCCCTGGCCTGCGGGCCCGAACTGGTGGTGATGGACGAGCCGACAACCGCGGTCGACGTCGTGATGCAGCGCCAGATCCTCGCTCAAGTGCTCAGGTTGCGGCGCGAGTTGGGCTTCGCGGTCGTCTTCGTCACCCACGACCTGTCGCTGTTGCTCGAACTGGCGGACCGTATCGCCATCATGTACGCCGGCCGCATCGTCGAGGTGGGCGAGGCGGCGGCCCTCTACAGCGCCCCGAAACACCCTTACACCCAAGGGCTGCGCGACTCCTTCCCGCCGTTGCACGCCCCGCTGCGCACCCTGCGCGGCATCCCCGGTACCCCGCCCGACCTGCGCCGCCCACCGGTGGGCTGCCCCTTCCACCCGCGCTGCGCACAGCGGATGAAGGGGTGCGAGGAACGGCTGCCGGCCCTGCTGCCCGTAGGGCCGAAGGCAGGGCACGAGGCGGCGTGCCTGCTCAACGAGACCGAGACCGAGACCGACAGCGGCGAGACGAAAGGCGCGATCCTGTGA
- a CDS encoding ABC transporter permease, with protein sequence MSTAFLTSWKVRIGLGILAFFCLLAVFGPWLVGTLLGLDPRENDTSVIAQPPGAAHLLGTNQFGQDVLAQVVAGARGSMYVGLLGAVVGTAMAILIGVPAGYYGGKVDAGLNFLTNLFLVLPVLPLILIVAGYLEGTGITTIALIIGFFGWSGGARTLRAQALSIANRDFVRAMRMLGERGRRLVFAEVLPHLTGLIASMFLHAMIGAVMAEAGLAFLGISDSSAISWGTMIQSAQQQSAVLRGLWWWFVPPGLCIALIGTACALVNFGVDEIANPKLRVARPVSVRRAKRLARTGGGA encoded by the coding sequence TTGAGCACCGCATTCCTCACCAGCTGGAAGGTCCGCATCGGCCTGGGTATCCTGGCCTTCTTCTGCCTGCTCGCCGTGTTCGGGCCCTGGCTGGTGGGCACCCTGCTGGGCCTCGACCCGCGCGAGAACGACACCAGCGTCATCGCCCAGCCACCCGGCGCCGCCCACCTCCTGGGGACCAACCAGTTCGGGCAGGACGTCCTCGCCCAGGTCGTCGCCGGGGCACGCGGGTCGATGTACGTGGGGCTCCTCGGCGCGGTGGTCGGCACGGCGATGGCGATCCTGATCGGAGTACCGGCCGGGTACTACGGCGGCAAGGTCGACGCCGGCCTGAACTTCCTGACGAACCTGTTCCTCGTCCTGCCCGTGTTGCCTCTGATCCTCATCGTCGCCGGCTACCTGGAGGGCACGGGAATCACCACCATCGCCCTGATCATCGGCTTCTTCGGCTGGTCCGGCGGCGCCCGCACGCTGCGCGCCCAAGCGCTCAGCATCGCCAACCGCGACTTCGTACGCGCCATGCGGATGCTGGGCGAGCGGGGCCGCAGGCTGGTCTTCGCCGAAGTGCTGCCCCATCTCACCGGCCTCATCGCCTCGATGTTCCTGCACGCGATGATCGGCGCGGTGATGGCCGAGGCGGGACTCGCCTTCCTGGGCATCTCCGACTCCTCGGCGATCAGCTGGGGAACGATGATCCAGTCGGCGCAGCAGCAGAGCGCCGTGCTGCGCGGCCTGTGGTGGTGGTTCGTACCGCCCGGCCTGTGCATCGCCCTGATCGGTACGGCCTGTGCCCTGGTCAACTTCGGCGTCGACGAGATCGCCAACCCCAAACTGCGAGTTGCCCGCCCCGTCTCGGTGCGGCGCGCCAAGCGGCTCGCGCGAACAGGCGGTGGGGCGTGA
- a CDS encoding ABC transporter permease — MPRRWRFLARRLGFYLAAAWSAITLNFFLPRLMPGDPSAGIVDKLQRVSGQQLSPSALESIQKVFGEPDTNLGRQYIDYLGQLAHFDLGVSVSNFPTPVSDLLWQGLPWTMLLVGSTTVIAFVLGTGIGAAAGWKAGSRFDTVVSPLTTFVSAIPYFWMALIGLWLFGFQLGWFPLSGGYDADLPIDFSPSFLLSVLHYGALPAATIVFSAFGGWLLGMRNMTVTTVREDYVLLAQAKGLSNRRVMLRYAARNAVLPNFTGFALALGHVVGGALLTEVVFNYPGVGYLLFTSLQQRDYPVMQGVFFLIMLTVLLANLLADSVYALLDPRIREGG, encoded by the coding sequence GTGCCCCGCCGCTGGCGGTTCCTGGCACGCCGCCTCGGCTTCTATCTGGCCGCCGCATGGTCGGCGATCACTCTGAACTTCTTCCTGCCGCGGCTCATGCCGGGCGACCCGTCCGCCGGCATCGTCGACAAGCTCCAGCGGGTCAGCGGCCAGCAGCTGTCGCCGAGCGCCCTGGAGTCGATCCAGAAGGTCTTCGGCGAACCGGACACCAATCTCGGCCGCCAATACATCGACTACCTGGGCCAGTTGGCGCACTTCGATCTCGGTGTCTCGGTCAGCAACTTCCCCACGCCGGTGAGCGACCTGCTGTGGCAGGGGCTGCCTTGGACCATGCTTCTGGTCGGATCGACCACCGTGATCGCGTTCGTCCTCGGTACCGGCATCGGCGCCGCCGCGGGCTGGAAGGCGGGCAGCCGCTTCGACACCGTGGTCAGTCCGCTCACCACGTTCGTCTCGGCCATCCCGTACTTCTGGATGGCGCTCATCGGACTGTGGCTGTTCGGCTTCCAGCTGGGCTGGTTCCCGCTGTCCGGCGGATACGACGCCGACCTGCCGATCGACTTCTCCCCGTCGTTCCTGCTCAGCGTGTTGCACTACGGGGCGCTGCCCGCCGCCACCATCGTCTTCTCGGCCTTCGGCGGCTGGCTGCTCGGCATGCGCAACATGACGGTCACCACCGTGCGCGAGGACTACGTTCTTCTCGCCCAGGCCAAGGGCCTGTCCAACCGCAGGGTGATGCTCCGCTACGCGGCCCGCAACGCCGTCCTGCCGAACTTCACCGGCTTCGCTCTCGCCCTCGGTCACGTCGTCGGTGGCGCCCTGCTCACCGAGGTCGTCTTCAACTACCCGGGTGTCGGCTATCTGCTCTTCACCTCGCTCCAGCAGCGCGACTACCCGGTCATGCAAGGAGTCTTCTTCCTCATCATGCTGACCGTTCTGCTGGCCAACCTGCTGGCCGACTCGGTGTACGCCCTGCTCGACCCGCGCATCAGAGAAGGAGGGTGA
- a CDS encoding ABC transporter substrate-binding protein: MPTRRVFLARTTAAAVTIPLGASACTAGTGGSGAGGTSAKSLVFGKTDGGTTFVRNYNMFGPATQKSPNSEMIYEPLARIDYSDGAKVKPWLARSLEFDEAGTTLTVTLRDDVTFSDGKPMTADDVVFSLGIPLEDPSFNTGGTTYERVVKKDATTLTLHWKQPAFSELGQLASIMVPVVPKHIWAGKDLKSWSNPDPVGTGPFTLERFAAQQVTLRARDDYWGGKFALKELKVVPTSGDAVRAQLLRGEVDWALIAWNGAEKEYEAKNPEHHLYQKYATGGTYALFFNTAKAPFDNVHLRRALAMTIPRKDIVTMLERPGTEAGPTGLVDEVFADVILPEYRNKVQAVDAAGAQKELALSGFKVRGGKLVKDGKSYAPRLSFNQDYGWDPYANIMIRSWQKHLGITVKQVGAPSANLYEQQQAGDFDLTINFTTGGGVAGVYSGLSSRAHRPLGEKAATNFGRWKDQATDTSLGKLLGSNEPAVTKSAGEELQRIVADQVPYSPIYNSYWFIAINASHWEGWPTPEHFTHVPFPGLGPDATLTLMDLKQAAK; the protein is encoded by the coding sequence ATGCCCACGAGAAGAGTCTTCCTAGCGCGCACCACCGCCGCGGCCGTCACGATTCCCCTCGGGGCGAGTGCCTGCACGGCAGGAACGGGCGGGTCCGGGGCGGGCGGCACATCGGCGAAGTCACTCGTGTTCGGCAAGACCGACGGAGGGACGACGTTCGTCCGCAACTACAACATGTTCGGCCCCGCCACGCAGAAGTCCCCCAACAGCGAGATGATCTACGAGCCGCTGGCCCGGATCGACTACAGCGACGGTGCGAAGGTCAAGCCGTGGCTGGCCAGGAGCCTGGAGTTCGACGAGGCCGGCACCACGCTCACGGTAACGCTGCGCGATGATGTGACGTTCTCGGACGGCAAGCCGATGACCGCCGACGACGTGGTGTTCTCGCTGGGCATCCCACTGGAGGACCCCTCGTTCAACACCGGTGGCACCACCTACGAGCGCGTGGTCAAGAAGGACGCCACGACCCTCACTCTCCACTGGAAGCAGCCTGCCTTCAGCGAACTGGGTCAGCTGGCCTCGATCATGGTTCCGGTCGTGCCCAAGCACATCTGGGCGGGGAAGGACCTCAAGAGCTGGTCCAATCCCGACCCGGTGGGCACCGGCCCCTTCACCCTGGAGCGGTTCGCGGCTCAGCAGGTGACCCTCCGCGCCAGGGACGACTACTGGGGCGGGAAGTTCGCCTTGAAGGAGCTCAAAGTCGTCCCGACCAGTGGCGACGCCGTGCGGGCCCAACTGCTGCGCGGCGAAGTGGACTGGGCGCTCATCGCCTGGAACGGCGCCGAGAAGGAGTACGAGGCGAAAAACCCCGAGCATCACCTGTATCAGAAGTACGCGACCGGCGGGACCTACGCTCTCTTCTTCAACACCGCCAAGGCTCCCTTCGACAACGTCCATCTGCGGCGGGCGCTCGCGATGACCATTCCGCGCAAGGACATCGTCACCATGCTGGAGCGTCCCGGCACGGAGGCGGGACCCACGGGACTGGTCGATGAGGTCTTCGCCGATGTGATCCTGCCCGAGTACCGGAACAAGGTGCAGGCGGTGGACGCCGCCGGGGCGCAGAAGGAGCTGGCGCTGAGCGGCTTCAAGGTGCGGGGCGGCAAGCTGGTCAAGGACGGCAAGTCCTACGCTCCGAGGCTCTCGTTCAACCAGGACTACGGGTGGGACCCGTATGCCAACATCATGATCCGCAGCTGGCAGAAGCATCTCGGAATCACGGTGAAACAGGTCGGTGCCCCCAGTGCCAACCTGTACGAGCAGCAGCAGGCCGGCGACTTCGACCTCACCATCAACTTCACCACCGGCGGCGGCGTCGCCGGCGTCTACAGCGGGCTGAGCAGCCGGGCCCACCGCCCGCTGGGTGAGAAGGCCGCCACCAACTTCGGGCGGTGGAAGGACCAGGCGACCGACACCTCGCTCGGAAAGCTGCTCGGGTCGAACGAACCCGCGGTGACGAAGAGCGCCGGGGAGGAACTCCAGAGGATCGTCGCGGACCAGGTGCCGTACAGCCCCATCTACAACAGCTACTGGTTCATAGCCATCAACGCCTCGCACTGGGAAGGCTGGCCCACCCCCGAGCACTTCACGCACGTGCCGTTCCCGGGCCTCGGCCCCGACGCCACACTTACCTTGATGGACCTGAAGCAGGCCGCCAAGTGA
- a CDS encoding beta-galactosidase: MPRSDRPHLAWNRIPRPAFGADYNPEQWSRATWKDDVRLMGEANVNLVTLGVFAWSWIEPAPDAFDFSGLDEVIALLHESGIAVDLATPTAAPPLWFSHAHPESLPVTADGRTVAPGSRQAYCPSSPAYRERAAVITRRLAERYGDHPAVVMWHINNEYANGNPHCWCDISADAFRSWLRTTYGDGLDALNDRWGTAVWGMRYSDWAQVTPPRPSTSSLSPGLWLDFRRFSDAAHLACFRAERDIVRAHSPGRPVTTNFMASSLRWSDYWRWAREVDIVSNDHYLSSEDPDRAADLAFAADLTRGLAAGQPWMLMEHSTSAVQWQPRNIAKTPGEMARNTLTHLARGADAALFFQWRQSAYGPEKWHSAMLPHGGEDTRVWRETKALGATVAALADIAGSTCAPADIALLLDYEAMWALQLPHRPSGDMTYTGVLRDWYRALWELGLSCDLVSGPGEPGEQRLLLVPSLYALSAGTARALEDYAARGGQLVVGPFSGVADPHDRVHPGPYPGELRDLLGLRVDEYLPLAAGASVGLDDGSIGLLWAERVLPDPDTEVESRFADGPARGGPAVLRHGTTRYLATRPDHASLLRLLPRWAAQAGCATPVPGAGRGVEVTRRGTPDGRSWLFAVNHTDHPARVATTGVDLLSATRSPGVLTIAAGEVAVVAENPR, translated from the coding sequence ATGCCGCGATCCGACCGGCCGCACCTCGCATGGAACCGAATCCCGCGCCCCGCCTTCGGCGCCGACTACAACCCGGAGCAATGGTCGAGGGCGACGTGGAAGGACGATGTCCGCCTGATGGGCGAGGCCAACGTCAACCTGGTGACCCTCGGTGTCTTCGCCTGGTCCTGGATCGAACCCGCCCCGGACGCCTTCGACTTCTCGGGCCTGGACGAGGTCATCGCCCTTCTCCACGAGTCGGGCATCGCCGTCGACCTGGCCACGCCGACCGCCGCACCACCTCTCTGGTTCTCCCACGCGCACCCCGAATCACTGCCGGTGACCGCCGACGGGCGAACGGTCGCGCCCGGCTCCCGGCAGGCGTACTGTCCCTCGTCCCCCGCCTACAGGGAACGCGCGGCCGTGATCACCCGCCGGCTCGCCGAGCGTTACGGCGACCACCCGGCCGTGGTGATGTGGCACATCAACAACGAGTACGCCAACGGGAACCCGCACTGCTGGTGCGACATCTCCGCCGACGCCTTCCGCTCCTGGCTGCGCACCACGTACGGAGACGGCCTCGACGCTCTCAACGACCGCTGGGGCACTGCCGTTTGGGGCATGCGCTACAGCGACTGGGCACAGGTCACTCCGCCGCGGCCCAGCACCAGCAGCCTCTCGCCGGGACTGTGGCTGGACTTCCGCCGCTTCAGCGACGCCGCGCATCTGGCCTGCTTCCGGGCCGAGCGCGACATCGTGCGCGCCCACTCCCCCGGCCGCCCCGTCACCACCAACTTCATGGCGAGCTCGCTTCGTTGGAGCGACTACTGGCGCTGGGCGCGCGAGGTCGACATCGTCTCGAACGACCACTATCTCTCTTCCGAGGATCCGGACCGCGCCGCCGACCTCGCCTTCGCCGCGGACCTCACCCGCGGTCTCGCGGCCGGGCAGCCCTGGATGCTCATGGAGCACTCCACATCCGCCGTGCAGTGGCAGCCCCGCAACATCGCCAAAACCCCCGGGGAGATGGCCCGCAACACGCTCACCCACCTCGCCCGCGGCGCGGACGCCGCGCTGTTCTTCCAGTGGCGCCAGTCCGCGTACGGGCCGGAGAAGTGGCATTCGGCCATGCTTCCTCACGGCGGTGAGGACACCCGCGTCTGGCGGGAGACCAAGGCGCTCGGCGCCACTGTGGCCGCCCTCGCCGACATCGCCGGCAGCACGTGTGCGCCGGCCGACATCGCCCTGCTCCTCGACTACGAAGCCATGTGGGCCCTCCAACTGCCCCACCGGCCCAGCGGCGACATGACGTACACCGGCGTTCTCCGCGACTGGTACCGCGCCCTGTGGGAACTCGGGCTCTCCTGCGACCTGGTGTCCGGCCCCGGGGAACCCGGGGAACAGCGCCTGCTGCTGGTGCCCTCGCTCTACGCCCTGTCGGCCGGCACCGCCAGGGCGCTGGAGGACTACGCGGCCCGCGGCGGCCAGCTGGTCGTCGGCCCGTTCAGCGGAGTGGCCGACCCGCACGACCGCGTCCACCCCGGCCCGTATCCGGGCGAGTTGCGTGACCTGCTCGGCCTGCGGGTGGACGAGTATCTGCCGCTCGCCGCGGGAGCGTCCGTCGGTCTGGACGACGGCTCGATCGGCCTGCTGTGGGCCGAGCGTGTGCTGCCCGACCCGGATACGGAAGTGGAGAGCCGATTCGCCGACGGACCCGCGCGGGGCGGCCCGGCCGTCCTTCGCCACGGCACCACCCGCTACCTGGCCACCCGCCCGGACCACGCCTCCCTCCTGCGGCTCCTTCCCCGGTGGGCCGCACAGGCGGGCTGCGCGACTCCGGTCCCGGGCGCCGGTCGTGGAGTGGAAGTCACCCGCCGCGGCACCCCCGACGGCAGGTCCTGGCTCTTCGCCGTGAACCACACCGATCACCCGGCGCGGGTGGCCACGACAGGAGTCGATCTCCTGTCAGCCACCCGTTCGCCGGGCGTTCTCACCATCGCGGCGGGCGAAGTCGCCGTGGTGGCGGAGAACCCCCGGTGA